The Micromonospora sp. Llam0 genome includes a window with the following:
- the tuf gene encoding elongation factor Tu, whose product MAKSQFVRAKPHLNIGTMGHVDHGKTALTAAITKVLADRDPAANRFVSFDGIDRAPEEVSRGITINISHVEYETATRHYAHVDMPGHADFVKNMITGAAQVDGAILVVSALDGAMPQTREHVLLARRVGVPYLVVAMNKADAVDDPELLDLVELEVRDLVTEYGFPGEQVPVVRVSALRALEGDPRWVDSIVELLDAVDRYVPVPPRELGEPFLMPIENVLTISGRGTVVTGAVERGTLRVGDPVEVVGLGPTLSTVATGLETFGKSLDTAEAGDNAAVLLRGVKRDQVQRGQVVAVPGSVAGHQRFRARLYVLTTAEGGRHTPFFANYRPQFYFRTTDVVGSVRLADGTMAMPGDTVEVTVELGKPVAMDVGLGFAVREGGRTVAAGTVAGLLD is encoded by the coding sequence CCCTGACCGCCGCGATCACCAAGGTTCTTGCCGACCGGGACCCGGCGGCCAACCGGTTCGTGTCCTTCGACGGCATCGACCGGGCGCCGGAGGAGGTTTCGCGGGGCATCACCATCAACATCTCGCACGTCGAGTACGAGACCGCGACCCGGCACTACGCCCACGTGGACATGCCGGGCCACGCCGACTTCGTGAAGAACATGATCACGGGGGCGGCGCAGGTGGACGGGGCGATCCTGGTCGTCTCCGCGCTCGACGGGGCGATGCCGCAGACCCGCGAACACGTGCTGCTGGCGCGTCGGGTCGGGGTGCCGTACCTGGTGGTGGCGATGAACAAGGCCGATGCGGTCGACGACCCGGAGCTGCTCGACCTGGTCGAGCTCGAGGTCCGCGACCTCGTCACCGAGTACGGGTTCCCCGGTGAGCAGGTGCCGGTGGTACGGGTGTCGGCGCTGCGGGCGCTGGAGGGCGACCCGCGCTGGGTGGACTCCATCGTGGAGCTGCTCGACGCGGTCGACCGGTACGTCCCGGTGCCGCCCCGCGAGCTGGGCGAGCCGTTCCTGATGCCGATCGAGAACGTGCTGACCATCTCCGGCCGGGGCACCGTGGTGACCGGTGCGGTCGAGCGGGGCACCCTGCGGGTCGGCGACCCGGTGGAGGTGGTCGGGCTGGGTCCGACCCTGTCGACCGTGGCGACCGGGCTGGAGACGTTCGGCAAGTCGCTGGACACCGCCGAGGCCGGCGACAACGCCGCCGTACTGCTGCGCGGGGTCAAGCGGGACCAGGTGCAGCGGGGCCAGGTGGTGGCGGTGCCCGGCAGCGTCGCCGGGCACCAGCGGTTCCGGGCCCGGCTGTACGTGCTGACCACCGCCGAAGGTGGCCGGCACACGCCGTTCTTCGCGAACTACCGGCCGCAGTTCTACTTCCGTACCACGGACGTGGTCGGGTCGGTGCGGCTCGCCGACGGCACGATGGCCATGCCGGGCGACACCGTCGAGGTGACGGTGGAGCTGGGTAAGCCGGTCGCGATGGACGTCGGGCTCGGCTTCGCGGTCCGCGAGGGCGGCCGTACGGTGGCCGCCGGCACGGTGGCCGGACTGCTCGACTGA